Proteins found in one Thunnus maccoyii chromosome 5, fThuMac1.1, whole genome shotgun sequence genomic segment:
- the snapc5 gene encoding snRNA-activating protein complex subunit 5 — translation MHSRLQELKKEEETLLKIKVMLQDQLNRLKFEEGALKSIINAQTDEGASQHSSPETEVHINLDDESEINRTKLLLNAAVDYDMEEEEEDDEDEDEEDEDEEDDNELEFVPEGDEEEDDY, via the exons ATGCACAGCCGTCTGCAGGAGTtgaagaaggaagaggagacCCTCCTCAAAATCAAAGTCATGCTACAAGACCAGCTGAACAGGCTGAAG tttgaaGAAGGGGCGTTGAAATCAATTATTAATGCTCAAACAGATGAAGGAGCCTCTCAACATTCATCCCCAGAAACTGAG GTTCATATCAACCTTGATGATGAGAGCGAGATCAATCGCACCAAACTGCTACTGAATGCTGCTGTAGATTATgacatggaggaggaggaggaagatgatgaggaCGAAGATGAAGAGGAcgaagatgaagaggatgacAATGAACTCGAGTTTGTGCCTGAGGgggatgaagaagaagatgattaCTGA
- the lctlb gene encoding lactase-like b → MLPRCAFSVCHVFMLVLCLSAAEDFDWTKNNHGSFYYGTFPAGFSWGAGSSAYQTEGAWDKDGKGLSIWDVFSHKKGKIQQNDTGDSSCEGYYKVKDDISLMKELKLNHYRFSISWPRLIPTGIKSDHINEKGIQYYDELIDQLLENKITPVVTLYHWDLPQVLQEKYGGWQNISMVNHFNEYANLCFERFGNRIKYWITFNNPWSVAVEGYETGEHAPGLKLRGTGAYRAAHHIIKAHAKVWHTYDTQWRAKQKGLVGISLSGDWGEPVDLTNQKDIEAAERYVQFYMGWFATPIFHGDYPQVMKDFIGRKSVQQGLGTSRLPTFSPQEKSYIKGTCDFLGIGHFTTRYITQKNNPLGRSSSSNYFTDRDLAELVDPRWPDPGSEWLYSVPWGFRRLLNFVKTQYGNPMIYVTENGVSEKMLCTELCDDWRIQYYKDYIDEMLKAIKDGVNVKGYTAWSLLDKFEWDEGYSERFGLYYVDFRNKNKPRYPKASVQFYKRIISSNGFPNQREVENWRRKAVESCSSSNQLLAAEEQRSTAANILRLIHDPLTSHMEMVTEIVVPTVCTLSILLSAIFLMFLLRRRN, encoded by the exons ATGCTGCCCCGCTGTGCATTCAGTGTGTGCCATGTGTTTATGTTGGTGCTGTGTCTGTCTGCGGCTGAGGACTTCGACTGGACAAAGAACAACCACGGCTCCTTCTATTATGGCACTTTTCCAGCTG GATTTTCGTGGGGTGCCGGCAGTTCAGCCTATCAAACAGAAGGAGCCTGGGACAAGGATGGAAAAGGACTGAGCATCTGGGACGTTTTCAGTCACAAGAAAGGCAAAATCCAACAAAATGATACCGGGGATTCCTCCTGTGAAGGCTACTACAAAGTCAAG GATGACATTTCTTTGATGAAGGAGCTGAAGCTTAACCACTACCGTTTCTCCATCTCCTGGCCTAGACTCATCCCCACTGGCATTAAGT CTGATCATATAAACGAAAAAGGAATTCAGTACTATGATGAACTGATTGACCAACTGCTGGAGAACAAGATCACTCCTGTTGTCACTCTGTATCATTGGGACCTTCCGCAG GTCTTGCAAGAGAAATACGGTGGATGGCAGAATATAAGCATGGTCAATCATTTCAATGAATATGCTAACCTGTGCTTTGAAAGATTTGGCAACCGAATAAAGTATTGGATCACCTTCAACAATCCTTGG TCCGTTGCAGTTGAAGGATATGAGACAGGCGAGCATGCTCCTGGACTGAAGCTGAGAGGAACTGGAGCATATAGAGCTGCCCATCACATTATTAAG gCACATGCTAAAGTTTGGCACACTTATGATACACAGTGGAGGGCAAAACAAAAAG GTCTCGTTGGCATCTCTCTGTCTGGGGATTGGGGTGAGCCAGTGGATCTCACCAACCAGAAAGAcattgaagcagcagagagatATGTTCAGTTCTACATGGGCTGGTTTGCCACACCGATCTTTCACGGAGACTACCCTCAAGTGATGAAAGACTTCATTG GAAGGAAGAGCGTCCAGCAGGGCCTTGGGACGTCTCGACTGCCTACATTTTCCCCCCAAGAAAAGAGCTACATCAAGGGTACTTGTGACTTCCTTGGTATTGGCCACTTCACCACCCGCTACATCACCCAGAAGAACAACCCATTAGGtcgtagcagcagcagcaactacTTCACTGACCGTGACCTGGCTGAACTGGTCGACCCACGGTGGCCTGACCCCGGGTCTGAGTGGCTCTACTCTGTGCCTTGGGGTTTTAGACGTCTGCTCAATTTTGTTAAG ACTCAGTATGGAAACCCAATGATTTATGTGACTGAGAATGGAGTCTCTGAGAAGATGTTATGCACAGAGCTGTGTGATGACTGGAGGATACAATATTATAAAGACTACATCGATGAGATGCTAAAAG CTATCAAAGATGGAGTCAATGTGAAGGGCTACACTGCATGGTCCCTGCTGGACAAGTTTGAGTGGGATGAAGGCTACTCCGAGAGGTTTGGCTTGTATTATGTCGACTTCAGGAACAAAAACAAGCCTCGCTATCCCAAAGCTTCTGTTCAGTTCTACAAACGCATCATCAGCTCCAATGGATTTCCCAATCAGAGAGAG GTTGAAAACTGGAGGAGGAAGGCTGTTGAGAGCTGCTCTTCTAGCAACCAGCTCCTAGCTGCAG agGAACAGCGGAGTACTGCTGCCAATATTCTAAGACTTATACATG ACCCTTTGACCAGCCACATGGAGATGGTAACTGAGATCGTTGTTCCCACTGTGTGCACACTCTCTATTTTACTCAGTGCCATCTTCCTCATGTTCCTGCTGCGGAGGCGGAACTAG
- the zwilch gene encoding protein zwilch homolog, with the protein MGSKVISSAKDFLNILRSLQDEESKDSCTYEEDIQILKMNGDRIDVLNMYYGNQPVFICEKYVPKVSEPDDQQVTETSNCADDDTDAVDADADLLQTEVAPQPLTIMKARQLLSWYTLSQNANVSAVDNIPALHPLWVRCDMSDPAGTSWFGAETVCVGNKVTGVKLYSITCKGSTVDKKSFITLDELKQEHKKRHHASSMVIKGNARFNLFGSTIVENTTIESQSSVTVDFKWSHVESIPETPPLSSTATLNIKVASGDMRSPMFEMYRELEFLQTLADGVRTGETEWMEPLESTSAVNLTKAYLEELQSTAKTLQDQAAKTAETTKLKPETDTPIFNSFLERGDLDFIEQLWVRMRKSVTSYQDIGDCLKLVIEALRYGDIKPWIHRDSSSSLSKLILQSYHQQIDHVSLTGVTPVHMLLEMGLDKMRKDYINYLIGEELTTLNHLCYYLSTEVDLQEQVIRLRKLHHLLEIIVTCSTFLGLPYDRLFLLTQSCLQHYKTYPYDEDHEFKLQIKPALISHFYQKEHPVVWGVEVSSGHGPREVRTALQLSDRPLVDHVIFETDYPNETVNGDSEDPAFFSTMVCCSLVNFA; encoded by the exons ATCTCTTCAAGATGAGGAAAGCAAAGACTCATGCACGTATGAg GAGGATATCCAAATATTAAAGATGAATGGAGACAGAATTGACGTGCTGAATATGTACTATGGCAATCAGCCAGTCTTCATCTGCGAAAAATAT GTTCCAAAAGTAAGTGAACCTGATGATCAACAAGTGACTGAGACTTCAAACTGCGCTGATGATGATACTGATGCTGTTGATGCCGATGCTGATTTACTCCAGACAGAAGTGGCACCACAGCCACTCACAATCATGAAAGCAAG gCAGTTGCTGTCGTGGTATACATTATCTCAAAATGCTAATGTTTCCGCTGTGGACAACATCCCTGCCTTGCACCCTCTGTGGGTGCGATGTGACATGTCTGATCCAGCTGGAACATCCTGGTTCGGGGCTGAAACTGTCTGCGTGGGCAATAAAGTAACTGGTGTCAAATTATACTCCATCACCTGCAAAG GCTCAACTGTGGACAAAAAATCTTTCATAACCTTAGACGAGCTTAAACAAGAGCACAAGAAAAGGCATCACGCATCCTCG ATGGTGATTAAAGGCAATGCCAGGTTCAACTTATTTGGCTCCACGATTGTTGAAAACACCACAATTGAGTCACAGAGTAGTGTGACAGTGGATTTCAAGTGGAGCCATGTGGAGAGTATCCCTGAGACCCCACCCCTGTCCTCTACAGCTACACTT AATATCAAAGTTGCCAGCGGGGACATGAGGAGCCCGATGTTTGAGATGTACAGGGAGTTGGAGTTTCTTCAG ACTCTTGCTGATGGTGTGAGAACTGGTGAGACTGAATGGATGGAACCTTTGGAAAGCACGTCAGCTGTAAATCTGACCAAGGCATACCTAGAag agcTTCAGAGCACTGCAAAGACACTACAGGATCAGgctgcaaaaacagctgag ACCACAAAGCTGAAGCCTGAGACAGACACTCCCATTTTCAACTCTTTCTTGGAACGAGGCGATTTGGATTTCATAGAGCAGCTGTGGGTTCGGATGAGAAAGA gTGTGACATCATATCAAGACATTGGAGACTGTCTGAAGTTGGTCATCGAAGCTCTGAGATACGGTGACATCAAACCCTGG ATtcacagagacagcagcagctcccTCAGCAAGCTCATCCTGCAATCCTACCACCAGCAGATCGATCATGTGTCTCTCACAGGTGTCACCCCTGTCCACATGCTGTTAGAAATGGGTCTGGACAAGATGAGAAAGGATTACATTAACTACCTCATTG GTGAAGAACTGACAACTCTAAACCACTTG TGTTATTACCTGAGCACAGAGGTTGATCTGCAGGAGCAAGTAATCCGACTCAGGAAACTGCACCATCTGCTGGAGATAATTGTGACCTGCAGTACATTCCTGGGTTTGCCCTACGACCGGCTGTTCCTTCTCACACA ATCATGTTTGCAGCACTATAAAACATACCCATATGATGAGGACCACGAGTTCAAACTGCAAATCAAACCTGCGCTGATCAGCCATTTTTACCAGAA AGAGCATCCGGTTGTGTGGGGGGTCGAAGTGTCCAGTGGCCATGGTCCTCGTGAGGTCAGGACAGCCTTACAGCTCAGTGACAGACCACTGGTTGATCATGTCATCTTTGAAACAG ATTACCCAAATGAAACAGTGAATGGGGACAGCGAGGATCCTGCCTTCTTCTCCACCATGGTGTGCTGCAGCCTTGTCAACTTTGCGTGA